A region from the Aegilops tauschii subsp. strangulata cultivar AL8/78 chromosome 5, Aet v6.0, whole genome shotgun sequence genome encodes:
- the LOC109753794 gene encoding protein NRT1/ PTR FAMILY 2.11 isoform X2 has translation MPSVKAATLLNVFSGTSNLATVFGAYISDTYLGRYTTITVGTVSSFIGMLILTLTAALHSLHPRTCSSSKGKQCQGPTDSQLAALLVSFFFLVVGAGGIRPCNLAFGADQFDPRTADGRRGIASFFNWYYFTFTIAIMISATVIIYLQSNVNWALGLAVPAALMGLSCAVFIMGTRLYVRVRPEGSPFTSFAQVLVAATRKRQLLQARGAEAELFDPPHRSKLVSKLAYTDQFTCLDKAAMRTPEDLLCADGKMPVHPWRLCTVQQVEEVKCLARIIPVWSAGIVYSVVLTQLGTYVVLQAAQTDRRISNSSSFEIPQGSFIIFQMLALTLWIPMYDRFVVPALRRFTGREGGITLLQRIGVGLALSVVTMLVSAAVERRRRRIGSLMPWFWLVPQQLLAGLSEAFGAIGQIEFYYRQFPENMRSVAGAVSFLGIAVASYASGLMVTVVHRATRRRDGRPDWLAQDLNEGRVDLFYLVTAAIAAVNLVYFVACARWYKFKKSSDDAHASDDLELDESPKKAANNMTPV, from the coding sequence ATGCCCAGCGTCAAAGCCGCCACCCTCCTCAATGTCTTCTCCGGCACCAGCAACCTCGCCACTGTCTTTGGTGCCTACATCAGCGACACCTACCTCGGCCGCTACACCACCATCACTGTAGGCACCGTCTCCTCCTTCATCGGCATGCTCATCCTCACCCTCACAGCTGCCCTCCACTCCCTCCACCCTCGGACGTGCAGCTCATCCAAAGGGAAACAATGTCAAGGCCCAACTGACTCCCAGCTTGCCGCGCTCTTGgtgtccttcttcttccttgtcgtCGGCGCGGGCGGCATTCGGCCCTGCAACTTGGCCTTCGGGGCCGATCAGTTCGACCCGCGGACCGCCGACGGCCGTCGTGGCATTGCTAGCTTCTTCAACTGGTACTACTTCACCTTCACCATCGCCATTATGATCTCCGCCACCGTCATCATCTACCTCCAGAGCAACGTCAATTGGGCGCTGGGCCTCGCCGTGCCCGCCGCGCTAATGGGCCTCTCATGCGCCGTATTTATCATGGGAACGCGCCTCTACGTTCGTGTTCGGCCCGAGGGCAGCCCATTCACTAGCTTCGCCCAGGTTCTCGTTGCTGCCACCCGCAAGCGCCAGCTCCTGCAAGCTCGTGGCGCCGAGGCCGAGTTGTTCGACCCGCCACACAGGAGCAAGCTCGTCTCCAAGTTGGCGTACACCGACCAGTTCACATGCCTGGACAAGGCGGCCATGCGAACCCCCGAGGACTTGCTATGCGCTGACGGGAAGATGCCGGTGCACCCGTGGCGGTTGTGCACGGTGCAACAAGTGGAGGAGGTGAAGTGCCTGGCGCGCATCATCCCGGTGTGGTCGGCAGGGATCGTCTACTCCGTGGTGCTCACCCAGTTGGGCACCTACGTCGTGCTCCAGGCGGCGCAGACCGACCGTCGGATCAGTAACTCCAGCAGCTTCGAGATCCCACAGGGCTCATTCATTATCTTCCAGATGCTAGCCCTCACACTCTGGATCCCCATGTACGACAGGTTCGTGGTGCCGGCACTCCGGCGCTTCACCGGGCGCGAGGGTGGCATCACCCTGCTCCAGCGAATCGGCGTCGGGCTGGCGCTCTCAGTGGTCACGATGCTAGTGTCAGCGGCGGTGGAGCGCCGACGACGGAGGATCGGCTCATTGATGCCGTGGTTTTGGCTGGTGCCACAACAGTTGCTGGCGGGGCTATCGGAGGCGTTCGGTGCCATCGGACAGATCGAGTTCTACTACCGGCAGTTCCCGGAGAACATGCGGAGCGTGGCGGGGGCGGTCAGCTTCCTGGGGATCGCGGTGGCTAGCTACGCGAGTGGTCTGATGGTGACGGTGGTGCACAGGGCAACGCGACGGCGGGACGGGCGGCCGGACTGGCTGGCTCAAGACTTAAACGAGGGCAGGGTGGACCTGTTCTACCTTGTCACGGCTGCCATCGCCGCCGTAAACCTCGTCTACTTTGTGGCATGCGCGAGGTGGTACAAATTCAAGAAGTCCAGTGATGACGCCCACGCCAGCGATGACCTCGAGCTCGATGAAAGCCCCAAGAAGGCTGCGAATAATATGACGCCGGTTTAG
- the LOC109753794 gene encoding protein NRT1/ PTR FAMILY 2.11 isoform X1 produces MDANKPQRPQQEEDQKPMSEDKTTTKSRDGGGEAEPSSESGEGDAADHNHRGWKAMPYVIGNETFEKLGTIGTLSNLLVYLTTVYHMPSVKAATLLNVFSGTSNLATVFGAYISDTYLGRYTTITVGTVSSFIGMLILTLTAALHSLHPRTCSSSKGKQCQGPTDSQLAALLVSFFFLVVGAGGIRPCNLAFGADQFDPRTADGRRGIASFFNWYYFTFTIAIMISATVIIYLQSNVNWALGLAVPAALMGLSCAVFIMGTRLYVRVRPEGSPFTSFAQVLVAATRKRQLLQARGAEAELFDPPHRSKLVSKLAYTDQFTCLDKAAMRTPEDLLCADGKMPVHPWRLCTVQQVEEVKCLARIIPVWSAGIVYSVVLTQLGTYVVLQAAQTDRRISNSSSFEIPQGSFIIFQMLALTLWIPMYDRFVVPALRRFTGREGGITLLQRIGVGLALSVVTMLVSAAVERRRRRIGSLMPWFWLVPQQLLAGLSEAFGAIGQIEFYYRQFPENMRSVAGAVSFLGIAVASYASGLMVTVVHRATRRRDGRPDWLAQDLNEGRVDLFYLVTAAIAAVNLVYFVACARWYKFKKSSDDAHASDDLELDESPKKAANNMTPV; encoded by the exons ATGGATGCAAACAAACCTCAGCGGCCGCAGCAGGAGGAGGACCAGAAGCCCATGAGCGAGGACAAGACGACGACGAAGTCCCGGGACGGCGGTGGCGAGGCCGAGCCGTCATCGGAGTCCGGGGAGGGCGACGCCGCCGACCACAACCACCGGGGATGGAAGGCCATGCCGTACGTCATAG GGAATGAGACATTCGAGAAGCTTGGTACGATTGGGACGTTGTCGAACTTGTTGGTGTACCTTACGACGGTATACCACATGCCCAGCGTCAAAGCCGCCACCCTCCTCAATGTCTTCTCCGGCACCAGCAACCTCGCCACTGTCTTTGGTGCCTACATCAGCGACACCTACCTCGGCCGCTACACCACCATCACTGTAGGCACCGTCTCCTCCTTCATCGGCATGCTCATCCTCACCCTCACAGCTGCCCTCCACTCCCTCCACCCTCGGACGTGCAGCTCATCCAAAGGGAAACAATGTCAAGGCCCAACTGACTCCCAGCTTGCCGCGCTCTTGgtgtccttcttcttccttgtcgtCGGCGCGGGCGGCATTCGGCCCTGCAACTTGGCCTTCGGGGCCGATCAGTTCGACCCGCGGACCGCCGACGGCCGTCGTGGCATTGCTAGCTTCTTCAACTGGTACTACTTCACCTTCACCATCGCCATTATGATCTCCGCCACCGTCATCATCTACCTCCAGAGCAACGTCAATTGGGCGCTGGGCCTCGCCGTGCCCGCCGCGCTAATGGGCCTCTCATGCGCCGTATTTATCATGGGAACGCGCCTCTACGTTCGTGTTCGGCCCGAGGGCAGCCCATTCACTAGCTTCGCCCAGGTTCTCGTTGCTGCCACCCGCAAGCGCCAGCTCCTGCAAGCTCGTGGCGCCGAGGCCGAGTTGTTCGACCCGCCACACAGGAGCAAGCTCGTCTCCAAGTTGGCGTACACCGACCAGTTCACATGCCTGGACAAGGCGGCCATGCGAACCCCCGAGGACTTGCTATGCGCTGACGGGAAGATGCCGGTGCACCCGTGGCGGTTGTGCACGGTGCAACAAGTGGAGGAGGTGAAGTGCCTGGCGCGCATCATCCCGGTGTGGTCGGCAGGGATCGTCTACTCCGTGGTGCTCACCCAGTTGGGCACCTACGTCGTGCTCCAGGCGGCGCAGACCGACCGTCGGATCAGTAACTCCAGCAGCTTCGAGATCCCACAGGGCTCATTCATTATCTTCCAGATGCTAGCCCTCACACTCTGGATCCCCATGTACGACAGGTTCGTGGTGCCGGCACTCCGGCGCTTCACCGGGCGCGAGGGTGGCATCACCCTGCTCCAGCGAATCGGCGTCGGGCTGGCGCTCTCAGTGGTCACGATGCTAGTGTCAGCGGCGGTGGAGCGCCGACGACGGAGGATCGGCTCATTGATGCCGTGGTTTTGGCTGGTGCCACAACAGTTGCTGGCGGGGCTATCGGAGGCGTTCGGTGCCATCGGACAGATCGAGTTCTACTACCGGCAGTTCCCGGAGAACATGCGGAGCGTGGCGGGGGCGGTCAGCTTCCTGGGGATCGCGGTGGCTAGCTACGCGAGTGGTCTGATGGTGACGGTGGTGCACAGGGCAACGCGACGGCGGGACGGGCGGCCGGACTGGCTGGCTCAAGACTTAAACGAGGGCAGGGTGGACCTGTTCTACCTTGTCACGGCTGCCATCGCCGCCGTAAACCTCGTCTACTTTGTGGCATGCGCGAGGTGGTACAAATTCAAGAAGTCCAGTGATGACGCCCACGCCAGCGATGACCTCGAGCTCGATGAAAGCCCCAAGAAGGCTGCGAATAATATGACGCCGGTTTAG